A stretch of the Desulfobacter sp. genome encodes the following:
- a CDS encoding protein-L-isoaspartate(D-aspartate) O-methyltransferase, whose protein sequence is MIDQPKKYSRWRREMVETQVMARGITDPLVIQAMNHVPRHLFVSEALVDSAYGDFPLPIGEGQTISQPFIIAEMTQSLELTGSERVLEIGTGSGYQAAVLSRIVYKVFTIERNNTLFMQTRKLFDRLKYHNIVTRYSDGTQGWKTQGPFDAIIVTAGGNQIPAPLVDQLDLGGRLVMPVGGQHAQELLKLEKNKTGIKTTNLGGCRFVKLIGEHGWQQ, encoded by the coding sequence ATGATTGACCAACCCAAAAAATATTCCCGGTGGCGAAGGGAGATGGTAGAGACCCAGGTCATGGCAAGGGGGATTACAGACCCTTTGGTGATCCAGGCCATGAATCATGTGCCCCGCCATCTTTTTGTGAGTGAGGCCCTTGTGGACAGCGCCTATGGAGACTTCCCCCTTCCCATTGGAGAAGGCCAGACCATTTCCCAGCCCTTTATTATTGCAGAAATGACCCAGAGTCTTGAACTGACCGGGTCTGAAAGGGTGTTGGAAATCGGGACCGGGTCTGGATACCAGGCTGCCGTACTGTCCAGAATCGTTTACAAGGTATTCACCATTGAACGGAATAATACCCTGTTCATGCAGACCCGGAAGCTCTTTGACCGGCTCAAATATCACAATATTGTTACCCGGTATTCCGACGGCACCCAGGGATGGAAGACCCAGGGCCCCTTTGATGCCATTATCGTAACCGCAGGCGGAAATCAGATCCCGGCTCCTTTGGTGGATCAGCTCGATCTTGGGGGCCGCCTTGTCATGCCGGTGGGCGGCCAGCATGCCCAGGAACTGCTCAAGCTTGAAAAAAACAAGACCGGTATTAAAACCACCAATCTGGGCGGGTGCCGGTTTGTCAAACTCATTGGTGAGCACGGATGGCAGCAATAA